One Flavobacterium sp. 90 DNA segment encodes these proteins:
- a CDS encoding VOC family protein, whose amino-acid sequence MNAKLDAIILYVKNIQLLKKFYVENFNLKVLEEDEIWVLLNAGNVNIGFHKIGEKYMQQINPNHKFDNNTKIVFEIDDDLQMIRKEFIEKNIPMRELKTFDNYNFWLCDGIDPEGNVFQLKKRKS is encoded by the coding sequence ATGAATGCAAAACTTGACGCAATAATTCTATATGTAAAAAACATTCAGCTTCTTAAAAAGTTCTATGTCGAAAACTTCAATTTGAAAGTTCTTGAAGAAGATGAAATTTGGGTTTTACTCAACGCAGGAAATGTAAATATTGGGTTTCATAAAATTGGAGAAAAGTACATGCAGCAAATTAATCCTAATCACAAATTTGACAATAATACTAAAATCGTTTTTGAGATTGACGACGACTTACAAATGATTAGAAAAGAGTTTATTGAAAAAAATATTCCCATGCGGGAACTAAAAACTTTTGACAATTATAACTTTTGGCTTTGTGACGGAATTGACCCTGAAGGAAATGTATTTCAACTCAAGAAAAGGAAAAGCTAA